The following coding sequences are from one Selenomonas sputigena ATCC 35185 window:
- a CDS encoding Rpn family recombination-promoting nuclease/putative transposase has product MRKPQRAYRDSLFRDIFNNADRLPEIYEALLGIRTTASDITLATINETLFSGVKNDVGFIVGGQHVLLTEHQSTTNANMPLRMLMYLAEVYRRYVDADAVYRKRLIPLPAPKFYVFYNGIEKMPDTWSLHLSDAFEGRKADLELAVEIININNQPGRPILEKCHALKSYSVFVAKVRESVKNGNALEVAISEAVRYCIANNYLEDYFRQKQKERSTSANYASPSVRVLGTFSHTTYCPIISALWA; this is encoded by the coding sequence ATGAGGAAACCGCAGCGTGCATATCGGGACTCTCTTTTCCGCGACATCTTCAACAACGCAGACAGACTGCCGGAAATTTATGAGGCTCTTCTGGGGATTAGAACGACAGCCAGCGATATAACGCTCGCCACGATCAATGAAACTCTTTTCTCAGGCGTCAAGAATGACGTAGGTTTTATCGTCGGCGGTCAGCATGTTCTCCTGACCGAGCATCAAAGCACGACCAATGCGAACATGCCATTGAGAATGCTCATGTATTTGGCAGAAGTCTATCGTCGCTATGTGGATGCCGATGCGGTCTATCGGAAAAGATTGATCCCCTTGCCTGCACCGAAGTTTTATGTATTCTACAACGGAATCGAAAAGATGCCCGATACGTGGTCGCTTCATCTTTCTGATGCTTTCGAGGGAAGAAAAGCTGATTTGGAGCTTGCAGTTGAGATCATTAACATCAACAATCAGCCAGGTCGCCCCATCCTGGAGAAGTGCCACGCACTAAAAAGCTACAGTGTCTTCGTCGCCAAAGTGCGAGAAAGTGTCAAGAATGGAAATGCGCTCGAAGTTGCAATAAGCGAAGCCGTGAGATACTGTATCGCAAATAATTATCTGGAAGATTATTTCCGTCAAAAGCAAAAAGAGCGGTCAACGTCAGCCAATTACGCTTCACCTTCGGTTCGCGTTCTTGGGACGTTTTCGCATACGACCTATTGCCCAATCATCAGCGCCCTGTGGGCTTGA
- a CDS encoding HD domain-containing protein, whose protein sequence is MELKALLFDTRSIQKYIFSSSRLKTQIGASYLVDRVFDDVLLPVICEVCGAAELDDATWREVASPDWTSMPQKARVAYIGGGNAMILLRADAGEAAAEIVRRFSKELLVRCPGLQTGAAIGTVDLASDGSWLSETANRTALVLKLKEQQNTAFPRTTIPYTGLTLAADGADETATSYDTSRERYIAESEAAKLRVATPRHEGGELQPARAEKALLEKLTSVLTDEEKSRFMENAVFPSELDKLGQKETENYIAVVHIDGNNMGKKFADLTTLSAYKNKSQEIRTATIRAFAELVLSMKEDSFPFLAQRKDGEKRRYLPVRPLILGGDDMTFVCAAKVAFDCTAFIMKSLLAKGVDTCAGVAILPTAYPFFRGYEIAEQLCDSAKGRMRKLANEREGLREEASCWLDFLRLHGEQAPTLDEIRRQEYRAALGSLHFGPYRIDGESHYAFARLRELAEGLSKSLPSGKLKDLRAVLQHGEHEAKKYLEQIRHDGYALPQPAGWEAYAAHLWQEHGGRMRTPFVEAIELLEFLPPKSAHDGKEAS, encoded by the coding sequence ATGGAGCTGAAAGCACTGCTTTTCGACACACGCTCGATTCAGAAGTACATCTTTTCCAGCAGCCGTCTCAAGACGCAGATCGGCGCTTCCTATCTCGTCGACCGCGTCTTTGACGATGTGCTGCTTCCCGTCATCTGCGAGGTCTGCGGCGCGGCGGAGCTTGACGATGCGACTTGGCGCGAGGTCGCCTCGCCCGACTGGACGTCGATGCCGCAGAAGGCGCGTGTCGCCTATATCGGCGGCGGCAACGCGATGATTCTGCTGCGAGCCGATGCAGGCGAGGCGGCGGCGGAGATCGTGCGCCGCTTCTCGAAGGAGCTTCTCGTGCGCTGCCCGGGACTGCAGACGGGAGCCGCCATCGGCACGGTCGATCTCGCATCCGACGGCAGTTGGCTGTCCGAGACGGCGAACCGCACCGCGCTCGTCTTAAAGCTCAAGGAGCAGCAGAACACCGCATTTCCTCGGACGACGATTCCATACACGGGTTTGACGCTCGCCGCCGACGGCGCGGACGAGACGGCGACCTCCTACGATACGAGCCGCGAGCGCTATATTGCAGAGAGCGAGGCCGCGAAGCTTCGCGTCGCGACGCCGCGTCACGAGGGCGGCGAACTGCAGCCGGCCAGAGCGGAGAAGGCGCTTTTGGAGAAGCTCACGAGCGTCCTCACGGACGAGGAGAAATCGCGCTTCATGGAAAACGCGGTGTTTCCGAGCGAATTGGACAAGCTCGGGCAGAAAGAGACAGAAAATTACATCGCTGTCGTCCACATTGACGGCAACAACATGGGGAAGAAGTTCGCCGATCTCACGACGCTTTCCGCCTACAAAAACAAGTCACAGGAGATCCGCACGGCGACGATCCGCGCCTTTGCCGAGCTTGTCCTCTCCATGAAAGAGGACAGCTTCCCCTTCCTCGCGCAGAGGAAGGACGGCGAAAAGCGCCGCTATCTGCCCGTGCGCCCGCTAATCCTCGGCGGTGACGACATGACCTTCGTCTGCGCGGCGAAGGTCGCCTTCGACTGCACGGCGTTCATCATGAAGTCGCTGCTGGCAAAGGGTGTCGACACATGCGCGGGCGTCGCGATCTTGCCGACCGCCTATCCTTTCTTCCGCGGCTACGAGATCGCCGAGCAGCTTTGCGACTCGGCAAAGGGGCGCATGAGAAAGCTCGCGAATGAACGCGAAGGCCTGCGCGAGGAGGCGAGCTGCTGGCTCGATTTCCTGCGTCTGCACGGCGAGCAGGCGCCGACGCTCGATGAGATTCGCCGCCAAGAGTACCGCGCGGCACTCGGCAGCCTGCACTTCGGCCCGTATCGCATCGACGGCGAATCCCACTACGCTTTCGCCCGGCTGCGCGAGCTCGCCGAAGGCCTCTCGAAGAGTCTGCCGAGCGGCAAGCTCAAGGATCTGCGCGCCGTCTTGCAGCACGGGGAGCACGAGGCAAAAAAATACCTCGAACAGATTCGCCACGACGGCTACGCTCTGCCGCAGCCTGCGGGCTGGGAAGCCTACGCCGCGCATCTTTGGCAGGAGCACGGCGGCCGCATGCGAACGCCGTTTGTCGAGGCGATCGAGCTGTTGGAATTTTTGCCGCCGAAGAGCGCGCATGATGGAAAGGAGGCGTCATGA